In a genomic window of Spirosoma agri:
- a CDS encoding SUMF1/EgtB/PvdO family nonheme iron enzyme, which yields MIQKYHLQRVAYVLLATAALASCKSKHPTSVKPGKQSTATGIAYNQKDGFQVKKFAGQKAGPNLVFIEGGRFTMGALEEDVMNSRDNRERTVSIQSFYMDETEMANVHYLEYLNAITRDSSEEVVKAALPDTTVWANPLSFNDSYVTQYLRYPAFRYYPVVGVSWVQASDYAVWRSNAVNNELAKGGAPKKKGGGFSLKRKSKAAEEPALAEASTSTTPSKPSLESGMILPDYRLPTEAEWEYAAKALIGTQYMDENQINQRIYPWDGSSVRNPKKGRKQGQMLANFKRGRGDYAGIAGRSNDGAIITAEIYSYPANDFGLYNMAGNVNEWVYDVYRPLSYQDVNDLNPIRRNGYLDEAKDYDSKNKQSLIDDKLRVYKGGSWNDVAYWLSPGTRRFLDQDSATAMIGFRCAMIGVGRNK from the coding sequence ATGATTCAAAAGTATCACCTGCAACGAGTGGCTTATGTGCTACTGGCAACGGCGGCCCTTGCATCTTGTAAGTCTAAGCACCCAACCAGCGTGAAACCTGGCAAGCAAAGTACGGCTACGGGTATTGCTTACAACCAGAAAGATGGTTTTCAGGTCAAGAAATTTGCGGGACAGAAAGCTGGTCCGAACCTTGTTTTCATTGAAGGGGGCCGGTTCACGATGGGCGCGCTCGAAGAGGACGTGATGAACAGTCGCGATAACCGGGAGCGCACCGTTTCGATCCAGTCGTTCTACATGGACGAAACCGAAATGGCGAACGTCCACTACCTTGAGTATCTAAACGCCATCACGCGCGACTCGTCCGAAGAAGTAGTAAAAGCGGCTTTGCCTGATACAACCGTTTGGGCAAATCCACTTTCGTTCAATGACTCCTATGTTACTCAGTATCTTCGTTATCCGGCTTTCCGGTATTACCCCGTTGTCGGCGTATCGTGGGTACAGGCAAGTGATTACGCGGTATGGCGGTCAAATGCCGTAAACAATGAGTTGGCAAAGGGGGGTGCTCCGAAGAAAAAGGGGGGCGGTTTCTCGCTGAAACGGAAATCCAAAGCAGCTGAAGAACCTGCTCTGGCAGAAGCCTCAACGTCAACGACTCCGTCAAAACCAAGTTTGGAAAGCGGCATGATTCTACCCGACTATCGTCTTCCAACCGAAGCCGAGTGGGAATACGCGGCAAAAGCCCTGATCGGAACGCAGTACATGGATGAGAATCAGATCAACCAGCGGATTTATCCGTGGGATGGCTCGTCGGTACGGAACCCTAAGAAGGGTCGGAAACAGGGTCAGATGCTGGCCAACTTTAAACGTGGTCGTGGTGACTATGCGGGTATTGCTGGTCGCTCGAATGATGGCGCGATCATCACAGCGGAGATCTATTCGTATCCTGCCAATGATTTCGGTTTATACAACATGGCCGGAAACGTAAATGAGTGGGTATATGACGTTTATCGTCCGTTATCGTATCAGGATGTAAATGACCTGAACCCGATTCGTCGGAACGGCTACCTGGATGAAGCCAAGGATTACGATTCGAAAAATAAGCAGTCGCTGATCGATGATAAATTGCGCGTTTACAAAGGTGGTTCCTGGAATGACGTAGCGTATTGGCTGTCTCCGGGTACACGTCGATTCCTGGATCAGGATTCGGCAACGGCAATGATTGGTTTCCGTTGTGCGATGATCGGTGTTGGCCGTAATAAATAG